The Paenibacillus sophorae genome has a segment encoding these proteins:
- a CDS encoding TetR/AcrR family transcriptional regulator gives MAVVDRRQQVIKAAAKSFSLFGYKATTMDQVAKIASVGKGTIYTFFSNKEQLFDEILHTVIIEMKHIAEREIRRDKPFFDNLQRVLDALLEFRSEHELIIKLSQEKREFGTPQAQEGLDKIECAIIGYLEREVEHAIRQNEIKPCDPKVISVVMLKLYITLTAELNKLQAPLSKEEIKSYFRLILAEGLAQQRA, from the coding sequence ATGGCAGTGGTGGATCGAAGGCAGCAGGTGATTAAGGCGGCGGCAAAGTCTTTTTCATTATTCGGCTACAAGGCGACAACGATGGATCAGGTGGCCAAAATCGCGAGCGTAGGTAAAGGCACCATCTATACTTTTTTTTCGAATAAGGAGCAGTTGTTTGACGAGATTCTTCACACGGTTATTATTGAGATGAAACACATTGCCGAGCGGGAGATTAGGCGCGACAAGCCTTTCTTTGATAACCTGCAGCGTGTTCTGGACGCCCTGCTGGAATTCCGGAGCGAGCATGAACTGATTATCAAGCTTTCCCAGGAAAAGCGCGAATTCGGTACGCCGCAGGCGCAGGAGGGACTCGATAAGATCGAGTGCGCCATCATTGGATATCTGGAACGGGAGGTGGAGCACGCCATCAGGCAGAATGAAATCAAGCCATGTGATCCCAAGGTCATATCGGTGGTTATGCTGAAACTCTACATTACGCTGACTGCCGAGCTTAACAAATTGCAAGCGCCCCTGAGCAAGGAAGAGATCAAATCGTATTTCCGGCTGATTCTGGCTGAAGGTCTGGCACAGCAAAGGGCGTAA